A single window of Macaca mulatta isolate MMU2019108-1 chromosome 9, T2T-MMU8v2.0, whole genome shotgun sequence DNA harbors:
- the CSGALNACT2 gene encoding chondroitin sulfate N-acetylgalactosaminyltransferase 2 isoform X2, translated as MPRRGLILHTRTHWLLLGLALLCSLVLFMYLLECAPQTDGNASLPGVVGENYGKEYYQALLQEQEEHYQTRATSLKRQIAQLKQELQEMSEKMRSLQERKNVGANGIGYQSNKEQAPSDLLEFLHSQIDKAEVSIGAKLPSEYGVIPFESFTLMKVFQLEMGLTRHPEEKPVRKDKRDELVEVIEAGLEVINNPDEDDEQEDEEGPLGEKLIFNENDFIEGYYRTERDKGTQYELFFKKADLMEYRHVTLFRPFGPLMKVKSEMIDITRSIINIIVPLAERTEAFVQFMQNFRDVCIHQDKKIHLTVVYFGKEGLSKVKSILESVTRFIKRILAFGEILALE; from the exons ATGCCTAGAAGAGGACTGATTCTTCACACCCGGACCCACTGGTTGCTGTTGGGCCTCGCTTTGCTCTGCAGTTTGGTATTATTTATGTACCTCCTGGAATGTGCCCCCCAGACTGATGGAAATGCATCTCTTCCTGGTGTTGTTGGGGAAAATTATGGTAAAGAGTATTATCAAGCCCTCCTACAGGAACAAGAAGAACATTATCAGACCAGGGCAACCAGTCTGAAACGCCAAATTGCTCAACTAAAACAAGAGTTACAAGAAATGAGTGAAAAGATGAGGTCattgcaagaaagaaagaatgtaggGGCTAATGGCATAGGCTATCAGAGCAACAAAGAGCAAGCACCTAGTGATCTTTTAGAGTTTCTTCATTCCCAAATTGACAAAGCTGAAGTTAGCATAGGGGCCAAACTACCCAGTGAGTATGGGGTCATTCCCTTTGAAAGTTTTACCTTAATGAAAGTATTTCAATTGGAAATGGGTCTCACTCGCCATCCTGAAGAAAAACCAGTTAGAAAAGACAAACGAGATGAATTGGTGGAAGTTATTGAAGCTGGCTTGGAGGTCATTAATAATCCTGATGAAGATGATGAACAAGAAGATGAGGAGGGTCCACTTGGAGAGAAACTGATATTTAATGAAAATGACTTCATAGAAG GTTATTATCGCACTGAGAGAGATAAGGGCACGCAGTATGAACTCTTTTTTAAGAAAGCAGACCTTATGGAATATAGACATGTGACCCTCTTCCGCCCTTTTGGACCTCTTATGAAAGTGAAGAGTGAGATGATTGACATCACTAGATCAATTATTAATATCATTGTGCCACTTGCTGAAAGAACTGAAGCATTTGTACAGTTCATGCAGAACTTCAG GGATGTTTGTATTCATCAAGACAAgaagattcatctcacagtggtaTATTTTGGCAAAGAAGGACTGTCTAAAGTCAAGTCCATCCTAGAATCTGTCACAAG